The nucleotide sequence CAACAATGGCCAGGAAGAGCGAAAAATCGCGGAGGGAAATTTGCTTGGTCATGAGGTAACAGGGGTCGAAGACGTGGCGGGCGCGGTGTCGGCCCCGATGGCCGCCGCGAGCAGTTTTTCCTGACTGAAGTCGGCGCGCGCAAAGGTTCCGCCCACGCGGCCTTCGGCGAGCATAATAATGCGGTCACTCAAGCCCATCAGCTCGGGCATCTCGCTGGACACGAGCACGACGGCTTTGCCGCGCGATTTGAGCGCGTTGATGAGTTCGTAGACTTCGAGTTTCGCCCCGACATCGATGCCGCGGGTGGGCTCGTCGAGGAAGATGACATCGGGCTCGCAGAGGAGCGCCTTGCCGAGCACGACCTTTTGCTGATTACCGCCGGAGAGCGTGCCGGTCTCGGTTTCGATCGTCGGCGCCTTGACGCGGAGTTGGCGGGAAATCTCTTCGTTGCGCCGCACCTCCTGGTTCACATCGACCATGCCGCTGCGGCGTGTGACCTTGCCGAGCGAGGCGAGGCTGAAGTTGAAGCTGTTGCTCTGGTCGAGCACGAGGCCGTAGCGCTTGCGGTCTTCCGTCACCATGACGAGGCCGGCGCGGATGGCGTCCTGCGGGGTGGCCGGGTTAAAAGGCTGACCCCGGTAGTTCACGGTGCCGCCGGTGCGCGTGCCATCGGCCCCGAGCACGTTCATGAGCAACTCGGATCGGCCGGCGCCCATCAAGCCGCCGAGCCCGAGCACTTCGCCGCGACGCAGATTGAGCGAAACCGATTTCACGATGTCGCGGCCATCCTCGTCCTGCACGGTGAGGTCGTCGACCCGCAGGATTTCTTCGCCCGCGTTGGCTGGCACGAACGGAAACAGATCCTCGATCTCGCGGCCGACCATGTTGCGAATGACTTCGTTTTGATCGGTCGCGGCGGCGTCGAGCGTGACGATGCTTTTGCCGTCGCGCAGCACGGTGATGCGATCGCTGATGGCGAAGACCTCGTCGAGCTTGTGGGAAATGTAAATGCAGGCGATGCCGCGGGCGCGGATCTCGCGCACCATATTGAGCAGGATCTCGACCTCGCGTTCGGTGAGCGCGGCCGTGGGCTCGTCGAGGATCAGAATGTGCGACTCCTTTTTGAGCGCCTTCACGATTTCGACCAACTGTTGTTTGCCCACGCCGAGGTTGCCCACGCGCTCGGCCGGATCGATGTCGATACCGAAGCGGCCCAGCAGCTCGGCGGCATCGGCATACATGCGGTCCCAATCGATGAAACCAAACCGCGTCGGCTCGTGCCCGAGGTAAATGTTTTCGGCGACGGTCATGTCGCTCACGAGCGCGAGTTCCTGATAGATCACCGCGACACCCGCCGCTTCGGCATCAGCGATGCCTTTGAAACGTGCCTCGTTGTCGTCGACGTAGAACGCTCCCTCGTAGGAGCCGGTCGCCCAGATGCCGGAAAGCGTTTTGATGAGGGTGGATTTGCCGGCTCCGTTTTCACCACACAGCGAATGCACCTCACCGCGGCGAAGGTCGAAGCTCACATCTTCCAGGGCTTTAACGCCGGGAAACGTTTTGGTGATGCGGTCGGCGCGGAGGACGAGCGAGTCGGACATGGCGGCAGCGGAATGGC is from Synoicihabitans lomoniglobus and encodes:
- a CDS encoding sugar ABC transporter ATP-binding protein, with product MSDSLVLRADRITKTFPGVKALEDVSFDLRRGEVHSLCGENGAGKSTLIKTLSGIWATGSYEGAFYVDDNEARFKGIADAEAAGVAVIYQELALVSDMTVAENIYLGHEPTRFGFIDWDRMYADAAELLGRFGIDIDPAERVGNLGVGKQQLVEIVKALKKESHILILDEPTAALTEREVEILLNMVREIRARGIACIYISHKLDEVFAISDRITVLRDGKSIVTLDAAATDQNEVIRNMVGREIEDLFPFVPANAGEEILRVDDLTVQDEDGRDIVKSVSLNLRRGEVLGLGGLMGAGRSELLMNVLGADGTRTGGTVNYRGQPFNPATPQDAIRAGLVMVTEDRKRYGLVLDQSNSFNFSLASLGKVTRRSGMVDVNQEVRRNEEISRQLRVKAPTIETETGTLSGGNQQKVVLGKALLCEPDVIFLDEPTRGIDVGAKLEVYELINALKSRGKAVVLVSSEMPELMGLSDRIIMLAEGRVGGTFARADFSQEKLLAAAIGADTAPATSSTPVTS